DNA sequence from the Flavobacterium lipolyticum genome:
TATAATTCCAAGGTTCAAACCAACTGTGGGCATAATGATTTCCGAAAAAAATATGAATTAAAGCGTCGTAAGTACTTTCCAAAGTAAAAAAAATAGCGCTGCCATGGAAAGTTAATCCAAAAAGTAAGGCTACTATCAAATATTTATTAGAAGTCTCTCTCAATCGCTTTTATTTTAGATTATTGTTTTGTAAATACATCGATATCGCTCTATAGAAGAAAACAATATAACTGTACAGATATCCTTTCATCAAAAGAAATACTTACAAACATCTAAAATATCAAAAAAAAACATACAAAAGCACCAATATTATATCAGAATAATGATCTAAAGGTAATTATTAACAGAATGAGAACATTTACTGTGATATTATTTTATAAAAATATAATTCAATAAATTATATCAAATAAAGTTGAAGTTTTTTTTTAATAGGTTTTCAAATTGGCTTTAGGTTTAGAAAAAGACAGCATTACATAACCTTGTTTGTTTAAATCTATGTCTTGGCATTGATTTAAATTACAGTTAAATTTCAAAATTACAATTCATAATAAATATGTTGATTTAGTTAATTGTTAAAAAGAGGGAATTTATCCTAATAAATTTCTTTGTTACTCTTGTTAAAATTTTCTTATTTTTATTATATTTGTTTGTAAGAATCAGCCCTTTAAAATATTATTTTTATTATTTATTACAATACACTTGAATTGAATATTAAAACTACATATAGAAAGATCACTGCGGAGAATTTTTTCATGCTTACAATTTTATTTGTAAATGCAGGCAATTATTTGTACAATCTGCTATTAGGAAGAATACTTGGACCTTCTGGATTTGCTGATGCTGCAATCTTAATAACTTTGCTCTTAGTATTATCTTTTATTGGAATTACATTTCAGGTTACTGCTACTAAATATACCGTTTTACTCTCAGTAACTCAATCGCATTTCTTTTTAAAATTTATTTTTAAGTATGCAATGTTATTCGGTGTAATACTAGGATGTATAGTAGCCGTATTCAGTACTCAATTACAGGAAATTTTTAAAACCAAAACCTCATTAATGTTCATTTTGTTTGGTTTGGGACTTCCAATCTATTTTATAATGAGTATTAATAGAGGTTTATACCAGGGAAAAAATGATCTGAGAAATTTGTCAAAAACTTACTACTTTGAGATGTTATGTCGTTTGATTGTGACACTTTTGTTGCTCTACTTTTTACCTCAAATCCAATCTTCTATTATTATCTCACTAGGAATTTTAATTTCTTTTGCCTTTGGTTTGATTCCTTTTCAAAAAATAATTTACTGCAAAAACAACAAAACTCTAAGTAATAATTTAGATAAAAAATCCATTATTACATTTTTTGCTCTAACAGCCTTCTATGAATTAACGCAAATTATCATTAACAATAGTGATATTATGTTGGTTAAACATTATTTTGATAATGAAAAAGCGGGCTTATATGCTTCTTTAGCATTAATAGGCCGGGTTGTATATTTTGTTGCCTGGATGTTTGTAATGCTCCTTTTACCTAAAGTAATACATTTAAAAAAAAAAGGAGAAGATACACTTCCAATTCTGTTAAAATATGTTTTATATATTGTTTGCTTGTCTACTATAATTGTTTTAGGTACACTCTTATTTCCCGAAATTGTAGTGCAATTGATGTTTGGCAAGAAATACCTACCCATTGCTTTCTTGCTTTGGAAATATGCATTGGCTACTTCAATTTTTGCCATTGCAAATATTTTTACTTACTATTTTCTTTCTATAAATAAGTATGTACCTGTTATAATATCAGCCTTTCTGGGGCTTACACAAATAATTCTGATCGTCCTCTATCATAATTCAATCGAACAGATCGTTGTTATGCAAATCATCGCGATGACAGCATTATTATTATTTCAACTGTTTTTTTTCTTTTTTAATAACAATAAAAAGTAACATTTTTAAAACATGAAAGTAGCTCTAGTCACTGCATTTCCACCAAGTAAAGTTACACTAAATGAATATGGTTATCATTTGGTAAAAAACTTTGTTCACAACTCAGAAATAGCCGAATTAATTTTATTATCGGATAAAACACTTGAAGCGAAACAATTAGACTTTGACCAAAAAGAAAAAGTTAAAGTTAAAGAATGTTGGAGATTTAACAGTTACACCACTATTTTTTCTATTCTTAATGCAGTTCGACAAGAACAACCAGATGTAATTTTATTTAATCTTCAGTTTGTAAAATTTGGAGATAAAAAAATACCTTCTGCCTTGGGATTATTGTTACCTATGATTTTGAGATTTTTTGGATATAAAACAGTGGTTTTATTGCACAATATATTAGAACAGGTTGATCTGAAAAAAGCGGGATTCACAGAAAATAAATCCATGCAGAAGATTTATAATTTTATTGGAACTAACATTACCAGATGCATTTTGAAAGCCAATAGAGTTGCTGTAACTATTCATAAATATGTGGATGTTTTAAATGTTAAATACCATAGCCAAAATGTAATACTAATACCACATGGAACATTCGAATCGGTCAAAAATCCAAATTTTGAAATTAAATCCGGACCCAAACAAATTATGGCATTTGGAAAATTTGGAACTTATAAAAAAGTTGAAATTTTAATTGAAGCAGTTGAAATTGTTCGAAAAACAAATCCAGAAAAATTAGAGGTAGTGATTGCTGGAACAAATAGTCCAAACACAGCTGGATATTTAGAGGCGTTACAAGAAAAATATAAAAATGTTGAAGGAATTATTTTTACCGGATATGTTGATGAAAATGATGTAGAAAGAATCTTTACTGATAGTACAATTGTGGTTTTCCCTTATACATCTACTACTGGTAGTTCTGGAGTGTTGCACCAAGCGGGCAGCTATGGCAAAGCAGTTATCATGCCTGACTTGGGCGATTTGGCCTTGCTAATTAAAGATGAAGGGTATAAAGGAGAATTTTTTAATCCCGAAAGTGCAGAATCTTTAGCTGTAGCCATCGAAAAAATTATTTCAAACGATGCCTATAGAAAAGAATTAGCTATTGCGAATTTTCAGGCTGCGAGTGCCCATTCAATGGATAAAATTATAATGATGTATATAGAATGTTTCAAATCAATACAATAAACTTAAATTGAATATTATGAAAATACTAATAGTAGATGATCAGCAATTGGTTTTGTTGTCTTTAGAAAAATTACTAAGCAGTTCAGGATATGAAGTTATCAGTGCAGACAATATAATGGATGCCATTGCAAGATATGACAGTGAAAAACCAAATTTAATTATTGTTGACATTAATATGTCTAACCTTTCTAATGCGGAATCTTTGAACGAAAGTGGATCTGGTTTGGAGGTCGTCAAATATATCAAGCAAATCAAAAAAGACAGCACACCTGTAATGGTACTATCTGGTAATACTGATGAAGAAGTCATTATAAAAGCTTTTGATTTAGGCATTGATGACTACATGAAGAAGCCTTTGAGTTTAAGCGAAATTGGCGCAAGAGTAAAAAGGTTAATTGGCTCTACTATTGAAAAAAGTGTTACAGAAAAAACCAATTCGAAAGAGCGATATATCCAAAACAAATGTATTGGAGTTGTTATTCCGTGCTATAACGAAGAAACCCGTTTGTCTAGTGATGAATTTAAGTCTTTTGTACATAAAAATTTAGGATACCATTTGTGTTTTGTGAACGACGGAAGTAAAGACAATACATTAGCAGTTTTAAATGAATTAACAAAAGGGAAAGAAGAATATATTAGTGTATATGATTGCATAAAAAATGGTGGAAAAGCTGAAGCTGTTCGCCTCGGAATGTTACACTTAGCTAAGCAAAATCAATTTGATTATATCGGTTTTTTAGATGCCGATTTGTCTACCAATTTTGATGATTTTCAAGATTTGGCAGATACTATCTATAACTCTAAATACAAATTAGTTTTTGGTTCGAGAATTTCAAGAATGGGAGCTGACATTACCAAACAATCTGCAAGAGTACTGATCAGTAAAACCATAAATTATATTATCATAAAGATTCTTGGAATGAAAATTAATGATACACAATGTGGAGCCAAAATAATGACAAAAGAAATTATAGAAAAAACTTTTAGTGAAAAATTTGTAACAAAATGGATTTTTGATGTAGAGATTTTCATGAGAATGAAAAAAATATATGGTTCTGCAAAAACTCAGGAATTAATTTTAGAGAAACCTTTAAATAGATGGATTCATATGGATGGTTCTAAATTATCATTTAAAGATTCAGTAAAAATTATGGGGCAAATTGGCCAGATTGCACTCCATTACAGGTAAAAAAACTACAACCAATACTATATAGAGCAAGTCAAAAAAAACTTGCTTTGAGTTTTTTTTATTAGAGAAATGTGTTAATTACAAACAGTTAAAGATTATTTTTTATCATGTTTTTTTACATAATATATATATAAGAATGCAAGGTATAATAATACATCTATTTATTTAACCGCTAATAATAAATATACCATTAGAAAACTATGTTTTTTTACAAGTCGTTTACAAAACTTTGCATTAACTGTAAAATACGTGCAAATTCACCTTCAGATTCAAATGTGCCATTTTTTAATAAATGATTTTCATATTCTTGTGCAAGATCGTAGCTTTTTTCAAGACCTAAAATAGATATTTTATGTTTTAATTTATGAATAACCTCTGAGGCAAGTTTGTAATTCTTGCTTTCGATACTTTTATAGTATGCGGTTATTTCAAGCGGAAGTTCTTTTTTAATAATAGTAATAATTTTTTGCTTAAACTCATCGTCTTCTGCACAAAGTTGGTCAATATAATTTAAATTAGGCTCCTCCATAGTTTTTAGGTAAGGTAAAATAAAATGTTGTTCCAATGTTTTCTTTACTTTCAAGCCGGATCGAACCTTTATAGTACTCTATAATTTTGTTAACTATAGAAAGCCCTACTCCTGAATTTTGATTGTTATTTTCTAATTTCGTGAATATTTTAAAAATTTTGCCGTGGTATTTTTCAGCAATCCCTACCCCATTGTCTTTGATATAAAATTCAAAATCCTGCTCTTTTTCTGTACAGCCAATTTCAATTTGACCTTGAGCCTTATTGTTATAGTGAATACTATTTTCAATTAAATTTTGCATTAATTGCTTGAATCGCCAGCTATTTCCCTTTATTTTTGGTAAATCATTAATTATTGAAATTTTAATATTTTTCGGAGTATGAATTTCTCTCTTAATTTCGTCAATCACCAGATTAAAGTCAATTAACCTTTCTTCTGATTCTACTTTGTCTACAGTAGAATAATCTAAAATTCCTTTGATGAGCAAATCCATTTTTTCCACATTAAGTAATACCTGATTAAGCGAACTTAAACAACTTTGCCTCATTAGGTCTTTATTATCCTCAAGAACCCAATTAATAAGAGTATCTATATTCCTGAGTGGCGCTTTTAAATCGTGAGAAACTACATGAGCATACTCGTTAAGTTCTCTATTTTGGTTCTCTAAACTTAACAACAATTCTTCTCTTTGCTTGTTCATTGCCACAATTTCTATGGATTGCTTTTTTAAGAAATCAGACTGATTAAAATCTTTTTCATTACCCAATTTTTCGGCATCCAAATTCATAGAATTTAAAATCTCTGTCAAATTTGAATTTATTTCTTTTAAACTATTAGCTTCCTCTCGCAGTTTTTTATTGGCTTCAAAAAGCTCATCGGAACTAATTTTCATCGCACGTTGAAACATACTCATCTGATCCTCATGATTATCATAAGATTCATTGACTGCCTGCAAAAAATACTTTAAATCTTTTAAATGCTCAGGGTTTATAAATTTGACAATTTGCCTTTTTAGTAGCGTATTCATTATTCACTGATTAGAGTTAAAGTCATTGTTTGGTTATGCAACTCGCAAAAAGTATTATCGCTAAATGGAGCCATTTCGCCATAAGAGTAAAACCCAGTAATCGCTACTTTATTTCCTATTATTTCCTGAACGTGCTCTATTTCCTCTTCAACCCTTTGATTCATAACTAATTTTCTTCCCACACAACTTACTAGTAAAGCAAGTTGTGGATGATTCTTTCTATTTTTCATTGCTAAAATGGCCGCTTGAGATGCTCCCTCTGCGATAGCATCTACTGAAGCCATCATGAGCTGTACTTTGGCATTCTCGGGCGCATCTCCAGCTAAAATCATGGACTGATCATCATTATTAATATTTAAAATGGTACGAACAACAGCTTGCAATTTGCCTTCAGGAGTAACGTTTAAAGGGTACAACAAAGAAGCTTGCGGCAACTGATTGGCTTTGTCTCCTAAGTATTTTTTATACAAATCCAA
Encoded proteins:
- a CDS encoding sugar isomerase, which gives rise to MNIKTTYRKITAENFFMLTILFVNAGNYLYNLLLGRILGPSGFADAAILITLLLVLSFIGITFQVTATKYTVLLSVTQSHFFLKFIFKYAMLFGVILGCIVAVFSTQLQEIFKTKTSLMFILFGLGLPIYFIMSINRGLYQGKNDLRNLSKTYYFEMLCRLIVTLLLLYFLPQIQSSIIISLGILISFAFGLIPFQKIIYCKNNKTLSNNLDKKSIITFFALTAFYELTQIIINNSDIMLVKHYFDNEKAGLYASLALIGRVVYFVAWMFVMLLLPKVIHLKKKGEDTLPILLKYVLYIVCLSTIIVLGTLLFPEIVVQLMFGKKYLPIAFLLWKYALATSIFAIANIFTYYFLSINKYVPVIISAFLGLTQIILIVLYHNSIEQIVVMQIIAMTALLLFQLFFFFFNNNKK
- a CDS encoding histidine kinase, whose amino-acid sequence is MEEPNLNYIDQLCAEDDEFKQKIITIIKKELPLEITAYYKSIESKNYKLASEVIHKLKHKISILGLEKSYDLAQEYENHLLKNGTFESEGEFARILQLMQSFVNDL
- a CDS encoding response regulator, producing the protein MKILIVDDQQLVLLSLEKLLSSSGYEVISADNIMDAIARYDSEKPNLIIVDINMSNLSNAESLNESGSGLEVVKYIKQIKKDSTPVMVLSGNTDEEVIIKAFDLGIDDYMKKPLSLSEIGARVKRLIGSTIEKSVTEKTNSKERYIQNKCIGVVIPCYNEETRLSSDEFKSFVHKNLGYHLCFVNDGSKDNTLAVLNELTKGKEEYISVYDCIKNGGKAEAVRLGMLHLAKQNQFDYIGFLDADLSTNFDDFQDLADTIYNSKYKLVFGSRISRMGADITKQSARVLISKTINYIIIKILGMKINDTQCGAKIMTKEIIEKTFSEKFVTKWIFDVEIFMRMKKIYGSAKTQELILEKPLNRWIHMDGSKLSFKDSVKIMGQIGQIALHYR
- a CDS encoding sensor histidine kinase, which codes for MNTLLKRQIVKFINPEHLKDLKYFLQAVNESYDNHEDQMSMFQRAMKISSDELFEANKKLREEANSLKEINSNLTEILNSMNLDAEKLGNEKDFNQSDFLKKQSIEIVAMNKQREELLLSLENQNRELNEYAHVVSHDLKAPLRNIDTLINWVLEDNKDLMRQSCLSSLNQVLLNVEKMDLLIKGILDYSTVDKVESEERLIDFNLVIDEIKREIHTPKNIKISIINDLPKIKGNSWRFKQLMQNLIENSIHYNNKAQGQIEIGCTEKEQDFEFYIKDNGVGIAEKYHGKIFKIFTKLENNNQNSGVGLSIVNKIIEYYKGSIRLESKENIGTTFYFTLPKNYGGA
- a CDS encoding glycosyltransferase — its product is MKVALVTAFPPSKVTLNEYGYHLVKNFVHNSEIAELILLSDKTLEAKQLDFDQKEKVKVKECWRFNSYTTIFSILNAVRQEQPDVILFNLQFVKFGDKKIPSALGLLLPMILRFFGYKTVVLLHNILEQVDLKKAGFTENKSMQKIYNFIGTNITRCILKANRVAVTIHKYVDVLNVKYHSQNVILIPHGTFESVKNPNFEIKSGPKQIMAFGKFGTYKKVEILIEAVEIVRKTNPEKLEVVIAGTNSPNTAGYLEALQEKYKNVEGIIFTGYVDENDVERIFTDSTIVVFPYTSTTGSSGVLHQAGSYGKAVIMPDLGDLALLIKDEGYKGEFFNPESAESLAVAIEKIISNDAYRKELAIANFQAASAHSMDKIIMMYIECFKSIQ